The Brachyspira sp. SAP_772 sequence TATATTTTATTTGAAGATAAAAAATATCCATTAGGTACAGTAGAAAGTTATATTTTATTTGAAGATAAAAAATATCCATTAGGTACAGTAGAAAGTACTGCTGTTATAAAAGATAATGCAAAAATAGATAAAGAAACCTATATAGGAGATAATGCCCATATTGGGAAGAATGTAAAAATTGCTAAAGGAAGTGTAATAGAGAGCGGAGTATTTTTGGGAGATGATGTTGAAATAGGAGAGAATTGCATTATACATTCAAATGTTTCTATACATGACAGATGCATAATAAAAAACAATGTTATAATAGGTTCATCTACTGTTATTGGCAATGATGGTTTTGGATTTTTTGAAGTTAATGGAAAGCAGA is a genomic window containing:
- a CDS encoding UDP-3-O-(3-hydroxymyristoyl)glucosamine N-acyltransferase; its protein translation is YILFEDKKYPLGTVESYILFEDKKYPLGTVESTAVIKDNAKIDKETYIGDNAHIGKNVKIAKGSVIESGVFLGDDVEIGENCIIHSNVSIHDRCIIKNNVIIGSSTVIGNDGFGFFEVNGKQMKIPQRGNVVIENDVEIGANVCIDRATLGSTIIREGVKIDNLVQIAHNCDIGEHSIIVSQVGIAGSSK